The Tigriopus californicus strain San Diego chromosome 5, Tcal_SD_v2.1, whole genome shotgun sequence genome includes a region encoding these proteins:
- the LOC131880082 gene encoding restin homolog, which yields MKLLQENAQLQHLNRLLQSRMSEGLSEERQNLLHTELMVTEAKIKDLEAILNGQNVDLTLVEEKKQLQQLNLGLAERIAELQENESKILGKLQDSKDQSELLEFRVLELEEDKTKSPSSSNNHDQMGHDDPQLGTLNDETDLDDSGCNSSATTDEDILELYQDFRGEKVADTKNQLQRLVSSLPKANDKSLLLQTVALFETLLSKIHDLQAENETLKTRVEFESENRSTTNDQMILEMELSRKDLQIARQAVDELTQERHILQRDLNATKQDLERKETKNAQIQDARNKLEVDLRNQIASLTSKLNTTMVGRESESQMYEQAIMKANHLENTLKELDAKTKTLSTENAELKENLATVLENHTSKSVGSIGSEYSSSSHRKVPSVISDGGSDHPKTSNGTSSGVSSDLSDSDTDHHDEGHHHSRRKVSSSSSTRVMEESGIFDASTSTSPDLMGANFTETATQTMEKSLNPTTVKKSPLLLRHASDYESCEELDDLREECRDLVTRKNSLEDEIESFKSEIKTLKSTMEDASAGSDDKITRLEQVEYSLRNQLKEWEKKYRELHKQNQNLLEEKCELEEAENDSRLNAQRWEHQYRLTYDRNEQLNQELQMERNNVLMVRDDLSESQSKELDVRNDVAYLEALVQRYEQRIFDLEEVEVELREKLILLEKACYVVAWFHSATKINKSPLPILMEIHDSETQTSLLENGPTQDPRMDELEAYIRNLERDKSRLEDSLMSMMAEKDSIARSLEGTHEDRIERILQLEDRINDLNQAAREANEAHIQEIKHLKAQLQSSETSSQETTLSQSVQKSEAMETSHYSQDLAAVDLLQDELSALKEKELAYCQTIQEADAILAKVQNNYEKTIQALEEDKVSLLEKIRRMETNEQLHKKDLREITQNHVGGSETQKMAQLLERLMDTERTVIELKEVIFRLERSEREISLKILAEQKNNATFKNELHDQEALVAKLYQIEKDNAELNEEILRLKEIERRFQDRQLSEGMLNCREQELEERESSLQTEICDLDRSAMERDKAWRDKVTSLSHELQLHKETSDQLKEEVEKQNVYRVQVEGLSHQVNDMKETLASQTQALESNEATYRSELTKLRNQLSFSTSQLRDLDALNSTLQDEIRSLKASLSVRESEVRQLWQREERSLIDTNAKLRVKDEEIENLRQELARWTTENQSQENELHHMLNYEGGLISIRRNLEFVVQNIKSDPIDSVLVRLCDISEQLQALSYVICSQPNHSDPTFDLFRCESEEAIQTQFMPSNGEPTLSKEQLAFFNTGSDYSLKHGLDGPDFGLPSLESNASSCTYHSSASTLVPTNADEIQMRCIRLEEELTLANQECSEMQNKLEDQEMLLDTKNKEIVDLTAVVEHLRQLNIRITEQHERHKVRFDSINSRMKETQSSYDQLDHKCANKDFLIRTLADLMKTATDLRSTSIVRYLREATFKPSYVRGLDFTMESLCRFIESGNVSKEQRKSEQLSHIAQEYKESNSLDSTIAPWMIESAKIKDNLNHSKSDKVGREEKKAQLNSNGPLTKPETVRVTRRVGADSLLLAWHPPKDSRVLGYMIFVNSEARQKVRSASRTKALLHGLSLESTFTIGIESLGPGDSASQRIDIKFEPDLLKTIAKRKTPPPPPMKPHVERLLPLPVAIKDVSQ from the exons GGCGAGAAGGTGGCAGACACGAAGAACCAGTTGCAAAGACTGGTCTCATCCCTACCAAAGGCCAATGACAAGTCCCTGCTACTTCAGACCGTGGCTCTCTTCGAGACCTTATTGAGCAAGATTCACGACCTTCAAGCGGAGAATGAGACTCTCAAGACTCGCGTCGAGTTCGAATCCGAGAATCGATCGACTACAAATGATCAGATGATTTTGGAGATGGAGTTATCGCGCAAGGATCTCCAAATAGCTCGTCAG GCGGTGGACGAACTCACACAGGAACGTCACATCTTGCAACGAGATCTGAATGCCACCAAGCAAGATCTCGAGAGGAAGGAGACCAAAAATGCCCAGATTCAGGATGCTCGAAACAAGTTGGAGGTTGATCTTCGGAATCAAATCGCGAGCCTAACATCGAAACTGAATACAACCATGGTGGGTCGAGAGTCAGAGTCTCAGATGTATGAGCAGGCCATCATGAAAGCCAATCATCTGGAGAACACACTCAAGGAACTTGATGCCAAG ACCAAAACTTTATCCACGGAAAACGCTGAACTCAAGGAAAACCTCGCCACTGTTTTGGAGAACCACACATCTAAATCCGTTGGAAGCATTGGCTCAGAGTACAGCTCTTCAAGCCACAGAAAG GTTCCATCCGTTATATCAGATGGAGGCAGCGATCACCCTAAAACCAGCAATGGGACCTCTTCTGGCGTTTCCTCTGATCTGAGTGACAGTGACACGGATCACCATGATGAAGGTCATCACCACTCACGCCGAAAAGTCTCTTCAAGCTCATCTACCCGAGTTATGGAAGAGAGTGGCATTTTTGATGCTTCCACATCCACATCTCCGGATTTGATGGGAGCGAACTTCACGGAAACGGCCACTCAAACCATGGAAAAATCCTTGAATCCGACGACAGTCAAGAAATCTCCTCTTCTCTTAAGACACGCTTCAGACTACGAAAGTTGCGAGGAGCTCGACGATCTCCGGGAAGAATGCCGAGATCTGGTCACCCGAAAGAATAGCTTGGAGGACGAGATCGAGAGCTTCAAGTCCGAAATCAAGACCCTCAAGTCCACAATGGAGGACGCTAGCGCTGGATCAGACGACAAGATCACGAGGCTGGAACAAGTGGAATATAGCCTCAGGAATCAGTTGAAGGAGTGGGAAAAGAAGTATAGAGAACTCCATAAACAGAATCAGAATCTACTTGAGGAGAAATGCGAGTTGGAAGAGGCCGAAAACGACAGCCGTCTGAATGCGCAAAG ATGGGAGCATCAGTACCGACTCACTTATGATCGAAATGAGCAATTGAACCAAGAACTCCAGATGGAGCGAAACAATGTACTAATGGTTCGAGATGACCTCTCCGAATCCCAAAGCAAGGAATTGGACGTAAGAAATGACGTGGCTTATTTGGAAGCCCTGGTTCAAAGATACGAGCAAAGGATCTTTGATCTCGAAGAAGTCGAAGTTGAGCTTCGGGAAAAGCTCATTCTCCTGGAAAAGGCATGTTACGTGGTGGCTTGGTTCCACTCCGCCACAAAGATTAACAAATCACCGCTGCCGATCCTCATGGAAATTCACGATTCAGAGACCCAAACGTCTCTTCTTGAGAACGGTCCCACTCAGGATCCAAGGATGGACGAACTGGAAGCCTACATTCGGAATCTGGAGCGAGATAAGTCGAGGCTCGAAGATTCTTTAATGTCGATGATGGCGGAAAAAGATTCCATTGCTCGGTCATTGGAGGGGACTCATGAAGACCGAATTGAGAGGATCCTGCAATTGGAGGATCGTATTAACGATCTCAATCAGGCGGCACGAGAGGCCAATGAGGCCCATATCCAAGAGATCAAGCACCTTAAAGCCCAACTCCAGAGCTCAGAAACCTCATCACAGGAAACGACGCTGTCTCAAAGCGTCCAGAAGAGCGAGGCCATGGAGACTTCGCACTATTCACAAGATCTGGCCGCTGTGGACCTTCTTCAGGACGAGCTATCGGCATTGAAAGAGAAGGAATTGGCTTATTGTCAGACCATTCAAGAGGCGGATGCGATATTGGCCAAAGTTCAGAATAACTACGAGAAAACCATTCAGGCCCTGGAGGAGGACAAGGTCAGTCTTTTGGAAAAGATTCGGAGGATGGAGACCAACGAGCAGCTCCACAAAAAGGACCTGAGAGAGATCACTCAAAACCACGTGGGTGGTAGCGAAACACAAAAAATGGCTCAGCTTTTGGAACGTCTGATGGACACTGAACGCACTGTGATCGAGCTGAAGGAGGTCATTTTCCGCTTGGAGCGAAGTGAGCGAGAAATCAGCCTCAAGATTTTGGCCGAGCAAAAGAACAATGCAACCTTCAAGAACGAGCTCCACGATCAAGAGGCCCTTGTGGCTAAGCTTTATCAAATCGAGAAAGACAATGCTGAGCTGAATGAGGAAATCCTTCGCTTAAAAGAGATTGAGAGGCGCTTCCAAGACCGCCAACTCAGTGAAGGTATGCTGAACTGCCGCGAGCAAGAACTGGAAGAGCGTGAAAGCTCTCTCCAAACCGAGATCTGTGATTTGGACCGTTCCGCAATGGAACGCGATAAGGCGTGGCGAGACAAAGTGACCTCGCTCTCTCACGAGCTCCAGCTCCACAAGGAGACCTCGGATCAACTCAAGGAAGAGGTGGAAAAACAGAACGTGTATCGCGTGCAAGTGGAGGGCCTCTCGCATCAAGTCAATGACATGAAGGAGACACTCGCCAGCCAGACTCAGGCTCTGGAGAGCAACGAGGCCACCTACAGAAGCGAG CTCACCAAACTGCGAAATCAATTGTCATTCTCGACTTCACAATTAAGAGACTTGGACGCTCTCAACTCGACTCTTCAGGATGAGATCCGCAGTTTGAAG GCATCCTTGAGTGTGAGAGAGTCTGAAGTTCGACAATTGTGGcagagagaagagaggagTCTCATCGATACCAATGCCAAGTTGAGAGTGAAAGACGAGGAAATTGAGAATTTACGTCAGGAACTGGCTCGATGGACCACGGAAAACCAATcccaagaaaatgaacttCATCACATGCTTAACTACGAAGGTGGCCTAATTTCCATCCGCAGGAATCTCgaatttgttgttcaaaacatAAAG AGCGACCCCATCGATTCGGTCTTGGTGAGGCTTTGCGACATAAGCGAACAGCTTCAAGCCCTTTCTTACGTGATTTGCAGCCAGCCAAATCATTCTGACCCAACGTTTGATCTTTTCCGATGCGAGAGTGAAGAAGCCATTCAAACTCAATTCATGCCTTCCAACGGCGAACCCACGCTGAGCAAAGAGCAGCTGGCTTTCTTCAATACCGGCTCAG ACTACTCCTTGAAACATGGTTTGGATGGTCCTGATTTTGGACTTCCCAGTTTGGAGAGCAACGCTAGCAGTTGCACCTATCACTCGTCAGCTTCGACTTTGGTTCCAACGAATGCGGACGAAATTCAGATGAGATGCATCCGATTGGAGGAGGAACTCACTTTGGCCAACCAAGAATGTTCGGAAATGCAGAATAAATTGGAAGATCAAGAAATGCTTCTTGACACCAAG AATAAAGAAATCGTAGATCTTACTGCTGTAGTGGAGCATCTCCGTCAACTTAACATCCGGATCACGGAGCAACATGAGCGTCACAAGGTCCGATTCGATTCGATCAACTCTCGTATGAAGGAAACGCAATCCTCTTATGATCAACTTGATCACAAGTGTGCCAACAAAGACTTTCTGATTCGAACCTTGGCCGATCTAATGAAGACAGCCACGGATTTGAGGTCCACCTCCATTGTGAGGTATCTCCGAGAAgccactttcaagccctcatACGTGCGTGGCCTGGATTTCACCATGGAATCACTTTGCCGTTTCATTGAGAGCGGCAATGTAAGCAAGGAGCAAAGGAAAAGTGAACAG TTGTCACACATTGCCCAAGAGTATAAGGAATCTAACTCGTTGGATTCGACAATTGCCCCTTGGATGATTGAGTCTGCCAAAATCAAGGACAACTTGAACCATTCCAAATCCGACAAGGTCGGCAGGGAGGAAAAGAAGGCCCAATTGAATTCCAACGGGCCTTTGACCAAACCAGAAACAGTTCGGGTCACGAGACGCGTTGGTGCCGATAGCCTTTTATTGGCATGGCATCCGCCCAAGGACAGCCGCGTTCTAGGCTATATG ATTTTTGTAAATTCGGAAGCCCGCCAAAAAGTGAGGAGCGCCTCACGTACTAAAGCGCTATTGCATGGCTTGTCTTTAGAGTCGACGTTTACGATTGGGATCGAAAGTTTAGGCCCAGGAGACTCAGCATCGCAGAGGATTGACATTAAATTTGAACCAGATTTACTGAAAACCATCGCCAAAAGGAAGACCCCGCCCCCGCCCCCTATGAAACCCCATGTGGAAAGACTTCTTCCCTTACCCGTTGCCATAAAGGATGTTTCCCAATGA
- the LOC131880084 gene encoding mitochondrial genome maintenance exonuclease 1-like: MHVKQILFRIYKKRTTIPNRGFVFVKSTCHHMKIKTKTLSLENELILDPSLKITMLGLITFRPLYFRRMRPSGPSVRSLADASCDEPWKWKSNYFKNHWNREEFGNIQKKANKAARKSETTTKSHDFWIERMANKDTPNDLMLPQIQARAPKEDNLFNALATASFELNHSDVTESNPPDIMAEPVASPIKISPSLASESPSWINPEKPVISLPLSTELKPTLINYRRNQLRSSLPSVSKILKATMPVDRAVALAQWEERMIAQMGQAGFEAYQKTMLARGHRLHSYIEHYLLEGTKAMDSEDDVSLKHTQSIGPLLNHFSHPHSLESQVVHPTLKYHGYLDCVAVYKEKTLALIDWKTSEKKKASLSSTFDNPLQIAAYIGALNHDPRYPFQIDHGLIVIVHNDGHEAKVLGISKQKMDIYWKAWLERLKLYEAMSKYGK; the protein is encoded by the coding sequence ATGCATGTAAAACAGATTCTATTCCGAATCTATAAAAAACGAACCACTATTCCGAATCGAGGTTTCGTGTTTGTGAAGAGCACATGCCACCacatgaaaatcaaaacaaaaacattgagtttGGAAAATGAGTTGATTCTCGACCCGAGTTTGAAAATAACGATGTTGGGATTAATCACCTTCAGACCGCTTTACTTCCGGAGGATGCGACCTAGTGGACCCTCGGTGCGGTCGTTGGCGGACGCATCATGCGATGAACCGTGGAAATGGAAGTCGAATTACTTTAAGAATCATTGGAATCGAGAAGAATTTGGGAACATCCAGAAGAAGGCTAACAAAGCTGCCAGAAAAAGTGAGACAACGACCAAGAGCCACGACTTTTGGATTGAACGGATGGCTAATAAAGATACTCCCAATGACCTGATGCTGCCCCAGATTCAAGCCCGAGCTCCCAAAGAAGATAATTTATTCAACGCTCTGGCCACCGCATCTTTTGAGCTAAACCACTCTGATGTCACGGAGTCAAACCCCCCAGATATCATGGCCGAGCCCGTTGCCAGTCCAATAAAAATCTCTCCTTCGCTTGCTTCTGAATCTCCGTCATGGATCAATCCGGAGAAGCCAGTGATCTCCCTCCCTCTATCGACGGAATTGAAGCCGACCTTGATCAACTACAGACGCAATCAACTCAGATCATCTCTGCCTAGCGTCTCCAAAATATTAAAGGCCACCATGCCCGTGGATAGAGCCGTGGCTCTGGCCCAATGGGAGGAGCGGATGATTGCTCAAATGGGACAAGCTGGGTTTGAAGCATATCAAAAGACTATGTTGGCACGAGGTCACCGCCTCCATAGTTACATTGAACACTACCTGCTTGAAGGAACGAAGGCTATGGACTCCGAGGACGACGTGTCCTTGAAGCATACTCAGAGCATTGGCCCGCTTTTGAATCATTTCTCTCACCCGCATTCCTTGGAGAGTCAAGTGGTGCATCCCACACTAAAGTATCACGGTTACTTGGACTGTGTGGCAGTTTATAAGGAAAAGACCTTGGCTTTGATTGACTGGAAAACTTCCGAGAAGAAGAAAGCCAGTCTGTCCTCAACTTTTGACAATCCTCTTCAAATTGCCGCGTACATTGGAGCTTTGAATCATGACCCGCGGTATCCGTTCCAAATCGATCATGGACTGATCGTTATCGTCCACAATGATGGACATGAGGCCAAGGTGCTTGGAATTTCGAAACAAAAAATGGATATTTATTGGAAGGCGTGGCTCGAGCGTTTGAAGTTGTATGAAGCTATGTCAAAATACGGAAAATAA
- the LOC131880083 gene encoding vacuolar protein sorting-associated protein 33B-like: MTMGLNTQNLLHLSAENFSALLKSISGEKILILDSGILKPLDKIMGMSLLREAGVKTIHRLENVVPASFLNSALQYVFVLFPTIESSSQVSGILAANGLGNANTSLIYVPKLTRKVSLFLEEHCVLDLVRLYEFHWEFFPLDSNVWSMLLPQCAFYEPGVQSDVSNYLMLKCLHSVQVLFGKFRKMSAFGAQSSALVQYLASKTMEESLSEPPSDQDGALDHLVVMDRSLDLLPVLLTPLTYEALLHQVFDVSCGQIELERPKAGLKNTERTVIALSNRDKTFASIRYKPFTSIFSFLSSNARRLKEVQSSAANMNVKEMKDFVQFQLKDLQQQYQSVSMHISASEIIQKSLGHMSERSIHIENGIVQKESNIYAKTFAFLQEAIAREFPLPRVKYIISLLHVCIGGLQSQDISFLKRKILEGYGYDKADGVHKFFLYLESVQVNCVSKHCIDSQITPKSQIPEGNHPSFVFGGLYQPLICSLVNRVLNGGVDHTKDPLPKSVPTTVHTRQSSPVARPNILVLFLGGFTYAEIAALNAIERNTGAKIIVASDIDIQ, translated from the exons ATGACCATGGGCTTAAACACCCAAAACTTGCTCCATCTCTCAGCCGAGAACTTCTCCGCTCTCCTGAAATCCATCAGTGGCGAGAAGATCCTCATTTTAGATTCGGGGATCCTCAAAcctttggacaaaattatggGCATGTCTTTACTCCGGGAAGCGGGTGTGAAGACCATTCATAGATTAGAAAATGTCGTCCCAGCCAGTTTCTTGAACTCAGCCCTTCAGTATGTCTTTGTTTTGTTCCCAACCATTGAGAGTTCTTCCCAAGTATCGGGGATTTTGGCCGCAAATGGACTGGGGAATGCCAACACCAGCCTTATATACGTGCCCAAACTCACCCGAAAAGTGTCTTTGTTCCTTGAAGAGCATTGTGTTTTGGACCTAGTGCGACTGTACGAATTCCATTGGGAGTTCTTTCCCCTGGATTCCAATGTGTGGTCCATGTTGTTGCCGCAATGTGCCTTCTATGAGCCAGGCGTGCAAAGTGATGTGTCTAATTATCTAATGTTGAAATGCCTTCATAGTGTGCAAGTTCTGTTTGGCAAATTCCGCAAGATGTCGGCGTTCGGAGCTCAATCAAGTGCCTTGGTTCAATACTTGGCCTCCAAAACCATGGAAGAGAGTCTTTCTGAGCCCCCTTCCGACCAAGATGGGGCCTTGGATCATTTAGTTGTCATGGATCGGTCCCTGGATTTGCTCCCAGTCCTCCTGACCCCTTTAACCTACGAAGCCTTACTTCATCAAGTGTTTGACGTCTCTTGTGGTCAGATTGAACTTGAGCGGCCAAAAGCGGGTCTGAAAAATACTGAAAGAACTGTGATAGCACTGTCAAATCGTGACAAAACATTTGCCTCGATCCGGTATAAACCTTTCACGTCCATTTTTTCATTCCTGAGCTCGAACGCCCGGCGGTTGAAAGAGGTTCAGTCGTCTGCTGCCAATATGAATGTCAAGGAGATgaaagactttgttcaattCCAGTTAAAGGATTTACAACAACAGTATCAGTCCGTTTCCATGCATATCAGTGCCAgtgaaattattcaaaaatccCTGGGACATATGAGTGAGCGATCCATTCACATCGAAAACGGGATTGTCCAAAAAGAGAGCAACATTTATGCCAAAACCTTTGCCTTTCTCCAAGAAGCCATTGCCAG GGAGTTCCCATTACCTCGAGTGAAGTACATCATCAGCTTACTCCACGTTTGCATCGGCGGCCTCCAGTCACAAGATATTTCGTTTTTAAAGCGGAAAATCTTGGAGGGATATGGATACGACAAAGCGGATGGAGTGCACAAGTTCTTTCTCTATTTGGAATCGGTTCAGGTCAATTGCGTCTCCAAACATTGCATAGATTCGCAAATTACTCCCAAAAGTCAAATTCCTGAAGGGAACCATCCTAGTTTTGTGTTCGGGGGCCTTTATCAGCCCCTGATTTGCAGTCTAGTGAATCGAGTACTGAATGGGGGTGTGGATCACACTAAAGATCCCCTTCCCAAGTCTGTGCCCACCACAGTCCATACTCGGCAATCCAGCCCGGTGGCCAGGCCGAACATTCTCGTTCTATTCTTGGGTGGGTTCACCTATGCCGAAATTGCCGCTTTAAATGCCATTGAAAGAAACACGGGTGCCAAAATTATTGTGGCGAGTGACATCGATATTCAATAA
- the LOC131880085 gene encoding uncharacterized protein LOC131880085, with protein MKLYSYADHMVASDSFRLFKKECQMDQAIMDQFQSEIAQLRSYIYSADSDWCLDQSILDLMDRILDMEGSEGLRIKFVRLLCICAMRSNFFTLLMNDRSHVILKYCHQFDQLCPEEQRFVTILLLNISSNPKGIDYLMFFSPWEHHNMPLNNCQACQNIIQLALSNTNPNVRHQAWRLLANLSSRHGTYSERPQTLQVYNKFVEFVKSCINDNKTIIANENHLIIQEAKKNIEIEHKNEFDFSTLNLPEELK; from the coding sequence ATGAAGCTTTATTCTTACGCTGATCATATGGTGGCTTCGGATAGCTTTCGCTTGTTCAAGAAGGAGTGTCAGATGGATCAAGCAATAATGGACCAATTCCAATCGGAAATCGCTCAATTGAGGTCCTACATCTATTCGGCGGATTCGGATTGGTGCCTGGACCAGAGCATCCTGGATCTCATGGACCGAAtccttgatatggaaggctCCGAAGGACTTCGTATCAAATTTGTCCGTCTCCTGTGCATTTGTGCCATGAGATCTAACTTCTTCACCTTGCTCATGAACGATCGTTCGCATGTGATCCTCAAGTACTGCCATCAATTTGATCAACTCTGCCCGGAAGAACAACGCTTCGTGACCATTCTTTTGCTGAATATATCCAGCAATCCCAAAGGAATCGACTATCTCATGTTCTTCTCGCCTTGGGAACACCACAATATGCCCCTAAATAACTGCCAGGCCTGTCAGAATATCATCCAATTGGCATTAAGTAATACCAATCCGAATGTGAGGCATCAAGCATGGCGTCTATTAGCAAATTTGTCCTCCAGACACGGAACGTACTCCGAACGACCTCAAACCCTTCAAGTTTACAACAAGTTCGTTGAATTTGTCAAATCGTGCATCAACGATAATAAGACAATCATTGCCAACGAAAATCATCTGATCATTCAGGAAGCCAAGAAGAACATTGAAATCgagcacaaaaatgaattcgATTTTTCCACGCTCAATTTACCGGAAGAGTTGAAATAA